In one Suricata suricatta isolate VVHF042 chromosome 9, meerkat_22Aug2017_6uvM2_HiC, whole genome shotgun sequence genomic region, the following are encoded:
- the LOC115302258 gene encoding LOW QUALITY PROTEIN: olfactory receptor 11G2-like (The sequence of the model RefSeq protein was modified relative to this genomic sequence to represent the inferred CDS: inserted 1 base in 1 codon), translated as MNVSGTETTNSVSHFILMGFPSSPQMQLLYFGLFSVVYTLTLMGNAAIVCAVRWDQRLHTPMYIFLGNFSLLEICYVTTTVPNMLANFLSTSKSISFVNCFAQFYFFFSFGCDEGFFLXIMAFDRYLAICRPLHYPRIMTEQLYTGLAIFGWSCGFILFLTPVVLIAHLPYCGPNTINHFMGDPVPLMMLSCSEDTMTQFTYSTFNTFFMIGTFLFILCSYALVIVAVLRMPSTASKRKTFSTCASHLAVVILFFGSALVMYVSPGSGHPVKMQKIVTLFYSVITPLCNPLIYSLRNKEMKTTLRKIFGIEHDSQKL; from the exons ATGAATGTGTCCGGCACAGAAACCACCAACTCCGTTAGCCACTTTATCCTCATGGGCTTTCCCTCAAGCCCACAGATGCAGCTCCTCTACTTCGGGCTCTTCTCTGTCGTCTACACCCTGACCCTCATGGGGAACGCAGCCATTGTCTGTGCAGTGAG GTGGGACCAGCGTCTTCACACTCCCATGTACATCTTCTTGGGCAATTTCTCTCTCCTGGAAATATGTTACGTCACCACGACCGTCCCTAACATGTTGGCCAACTTCCTGTCCACAAGCAAGTCCATTTCCTTTGTGAACTGCTTTGCACAGTTCTACTTCTTCTTCTCTTTCGGGTGTGATGAGGGCTTCTTCC TGATCATGGCCTTTGACAGGTATCTTGCCATCTGTCGCCCTCTGCATTACCCACGCATCATGACGGAACAGCTGTACACGGGCCTTGCCATCTTTGGCTGGTCATGCGGGTTCATCCTCTTCCTAACCCCAGTTGTTCTCATTGCACACTTACCCTACTGTGGCCCAAATACCATCAACCATTTCATGGGTGATCCTGTCCCATTGATGATGCTGTCCTGTTCTGAAGACACCATGACACAGTTCACTTACTCCACTTTCAATACATTCTTCATGATTGgaacttttctatttattctttgttcCTATGCTCTGGTGATCGTGGCCGTGCTAAGGATGCCCTCAACAGCAAGCAAACGCAAGACTTTCTCCACTTGTGCCTCTCATCTGGCAGTGGTGATCCTGTTTTTTGGCTCTGCTTTGGTGATGTATGTTAGTCCTGGATCAGGGCACCCAGTGAAAATGCAGAAAATTGTGACCTTGTTTTATTCTGTGATAACACCCCTCTGTAACCCTCTAATTTATAGCCTCAGGAACAAGGAGATGAAGACTACTCTGAGGAAAATCTTTGGCATTGAACATGACAGTCAGAAATTGTAA